A portion of the Zymoseptoria tritici IPO323 chromosome 8, whole genome shotgun sequence genome contains these proteins:
- the CYP-35 gene encoding putative P450 monooxygenase (P450 with unknown function and possibly involved in sterol biosynthesis. nidulans AhbB. Mutation at AhbB locus is associated with increased sensitivity to the ergosterol biosynthesis inhibitor imidazole, increased branching and abnormal conidiophore development relative to wild type at restrictive temperature. ...), whose translation MAVNATAGSFPTPGLEETLTHPWLSTISQHISATVLVSIVLTIVLTRLFTQFTAPRSISTNNGDPKAVPQVPYWIPLLGHLPDMVISATSFVSNLRDTYTEGAFALNFGGTAHNVFYTPGLATALMNQKTSICNAEDVSRKLMQTVFGYPVNELDKYDAALSEILGAYKFLLSEPHLGEMVDKTARLTKGNISNLVTFMDSPVDQMPWEKVSNIRVLEGQETPTVEADLLQLVRDFCAHTANPSLMGSDFLHQFPDFFSGIWTMDRGFLLLATGLPRWFPIPDLTRAHIARRQNLAALDTFHENLKKHHDGKDVDSKWSSMDDIGALLKARIEIYEKYNFSIRARASAEHALMWASNANSNALVFWMITRIYADRALLAMLREEIAPHVKIALPEKTGLPISEVPRIDAIDVDSLCSKCPLLKSCYIECLRLDSASWSMKVVQKDFVLQSREKDGQSWKLRKGECAHAAHDLHNTDPKYFERPEVFKPDRHVKTEESGERVADMGSIRPYGGGVSMCKGRAFALKESLLFAAAIISMWEFEPADGKKWKIPGHRKATSVYGTNDGTRVLVRRRQFPTTAP comes from the exons ATGGCCGTAAATGCGACCGCCGGAAGCTTTCCAACTCCAGGGCTGGAAGAAACACTCACACACCCCTGGCTGAGCACCATCTCCCAGCACATCTCAGCAACGGTTCTTGTCAGCATCGTGCTTACTATCGTCCTTACTCGTCTTTTCACACAGTTCACCGCACCAAgatccatctccaccaacaATGGCGACCCAAAAGCGGTTCCGCAAGTGCCGTACTGGATCCCTCTGCTCGGCCATCTCCCCGACATGGTCATCTCTGCGACCTCATTCGTCTCAAACTTGAGGGACACATACACCGAAGGAGCGTTCGCCTTGAACTTCGGCGGCACGGCCCATAATGTGTTCTACACGCCTGGACTTGCGACTGCTCTGATGAACCAAAAGACCAGCATCTGTAACGCCGAAGATGTCAGCCGCAAATTGATGCAGACCGTTTTTGGTTATCCCGTGAACGAGCTCGACAAGTACGACGCTGCCCTTTCCGAGATTCTGGGTGCCTACAAATTCCTACTGTCGGAACCGCATCTGGGCGAAATGGTCGATAAAACCGCAAGATTGACGAAAGGGAACATCTCGAATCTTGTCACATTCATGGACTCGCCTGTGGATCAGATGCCTTGGGAGAAAGTCTCGAACATTCGCGTTCTCGAAGGTCAAGAGACACCTACTGTTGAAGCCGATCTCCTTCAGCTCGTGCGAGACTTCTGTGCGCATACCGCAAACCCCAGTCTCATGGGTTCAGACTTTCTTCACCAGTTTCCCGACTTCTTCAGTGGTATCTGGACCATGGATCGCggctttctcctcctcgccactGGCCTGCCACGTTGGTTTCCCATCCCTGACCTCACTCGTGCTCACATCGCCCGAAGACAGAATCTTGCAGCACTGGATACCTTCCACGAGAACCTGAAGAAGCATCACGATGGAAAAGATGTTGACTCTAAATGGTCGAGCATGGACGACATCGGCGCATTGCTCAAAGCCCGCATCGAAATTTACGAAAAGTACAACTTCTCGATTCGAGCCCGTGCTTCCGCGGAACATGCTCTCATGTGGGCATCCAACGCCAACTCGAACGCCCTGGTGTTCTGGATGATTACTCGTATCTACGCCGACCGTGCTTTGCTCGCCATGTTACGTGAAGAAATCGCACCACATGTGAAAATAGCTCTTCCCGAGAAAACTGGTCTGCCCATCTCCGAAGTACCGAGAATCGATGCTATTGACGTCGACTCCCTGTGTTCAAAGTGCCCACTGCTGAAGAGCTGCTACATCGAGTGTCTCCGTCTTGATTCGGCTAGCTGGAGTATGAAAGTGGTGCAAAAGGATTTTGTTCTGCAGAGCCGTGAAAAGGACGGACAGTCGTGGAAGTTGAGGAAAGGCGAATGTGCACATGCGGCGCACGATTTGCACAACACGGATCCGAAATACTTCGAGCGACCGGAGGTCTTTAAGCCAGATCGACATGTCAAGACAGAGGAGAGTGGAGAGCGGGTGGCGGATATGGGGTCTATTCGGCCGTATG GTGGCGGCGTGAGTATGTGCAAAGGGCGTGCATTCGCGCTCAAAGAGTCGCTGCTCTTCGCAGCGGCCATCATCTCGATGTGGGAATTCGAGCCGGCAGATGGCAAGAAGTGGAAGATACCCGGACACCGCAAGGCGACGTCAGTGTATGGCACAAACGACGGTACCCGTGTCTTGGTCAGACGGAGGCAATTCCCGACGACAGCTCCGTAG
- a CDS encoding serine/threonine protein kinase complex beta subunit (Similar to YGL208W (S. cerevisiae) which is the one of three beta subunits of the Snf1 serine/threonine protein kinase complex involved in the response to glucose starvation; null mutants exhibit accelerated aging; N-myristoylprotein localized to the cytoplasm and the plasma membrane. ...) has product MGNAASSDAHGQSKESGKDTGKHSSNGGHTQPRKHPAKAPPPPVAALVSSPAASIVTSTEQASASPNHSRPRSATPIQSHLPPLDDMGQADSKQRPVSRANSKRAPPAAAPSQKDSPQAASSPVTKPVDVHPPAVTGNSQQDVSFPSAPPYSLPPVASYSRPPRLPLPIEEEVHAPGSPIITPQDAELEHHDIDSAILPRKSSVLSSTTVDDDDIGDNEGFPPDVGHSLQLKIPTRMEWNGSGDKVFVTGTFCNWERKMKLHKNKDKTGFSATVMLPPGTHHIKFLVDGEMVTSNDLPTTVDWTNILVNYVEIVAPLPPDEEDSKQPPAPAAPMPIPGAAITRGQAEADGEGLARPLPLRTNDDGSDIIGDDDSIGPRGERASDATQKGIPVPPSSTTDSASVKDGSEAATKTKAAAKPKQPRPKYTTEIPEFLLDLDNYGEPENERFQRAQRAAGDLPPPPSLPMFLNKSILNGNTPHKDDASVLIMPNHTVLNHLATSSIKSGVLATSGTTRYKRKFLTTIMYKPTSDDG; this is encoded by the exons ATGGGCAACGCAGCATCGTCAGACGCGCACGGCCAATCGAAAGAGTCGGGCAAAGACACAGGCAAACATTCTAGCAACGGAGGACACACTCAACCACGAAAACACCCCGCAAAGGCTCCACCCCCACCTGTGGCCGCACTGGTCTCTTCACCAGCTGCCTCCATCGTCACCTCTACCGAACAAGCTTCTGCCAGTCCAAACCATTCCCGACCACGATCCGCGACACCGATCCAAAGTCACCTCCCACCGCTCGACGACATGGGACAGGCCGACAGCAAGCAGCGGCCAGTGTCGCGTGCGAACAGCAAGCGGGCACCTCCAGCCGCCGCGCCGTCTCAGAAAGATTCACCACAAGCCGCCTCGTCTCCTGTCACAAAGCCGGTCGACGTACATCCGCCTGCCGTCACAGGAAACTCTCAACAAGATGTGAGCTTTCCTTCCGCTCCGCCCTACAGCCTCCCGCCCGTCGCATCCTACAGTCGCCCGCCGAGACTTCCACTACCTATTGAGGAAGAGGTGCATGCTCCAGGCTCGCCCATAATCACTCCGCAGGACGCTGAGCTGGAACACCACGACATCGACTCTGCCATCCTTCCGCGCAAATCCAGTGTTCTCAGCTCCACGACcgttgacgacgatgatATTGGCGACAATGAGGGCTTCCCACCAGATGTCGGACATTCGCTGCAGCTCAAGATACCCACACGTATGGAGTGGAACGGTAGCGGCGACAAGGTGTTCGTCACGGGTACATTCTGCAATTGGGAGAGAAAGATGAAGCTAcacaagaacaaggacaagacAGGCTTTTCAGCGACGGTCATGCTGCCTCCGGGCACCCATCACATCAAGTTCCTGGTGGATGGTGAAATGGTGACATCGAATGACCTGCCCACGACTGTCGACTGGaccaacatcctcgtcaaCTACGTGGAGATCGTGGCACCCTTGCCTCCCGATGAAGAAGACTCCAAGCAGCCACCCGCTCCGGCGGCACCAATGCCGATTCCCGGTGCCGCGATCACACGTGGCCAGGCCGAAGCCGATGGAGAAGGTCTCGCTCGCCCACTTCCTCTCCGCACAAACGATGACGGCTCAGATATTATCGGAGATGATGACTCCATCGGACCGCGCGGCGAGCGTGCTTCGGATGCGACACAGAAAGGCATCCCGGTACCTCCTAGCTCTACGACAGATTCTGCCAGCGTAAAAGACGGATCCGAAGCCGCGACCAAAACCAAGGCCGCCGCCAAACCGAAACAGCCGCGTCCGAAATACACGACCGAAATTCCCGAGTTCCTGCTAGATCTCGACAACTACGGCGAGCCGGAGAACGAGCGTTTCCAGCGTGCTCAGCGCGCTGCTGGAGATCTGCCGCCGCCTCCCAGTCTGCCCATGTTTCTTAACAAGAGCATTCTTAACGGCAATACGCCGCACAAAGATGACGCCAGTGTGCTCATCATGCCCAATCATACTGTTCTCAACCATCTCGCGACTAGTAGTATCAAGAGTGGAGTTTTGGCCACGAGTGGGACGACGAGGTATAAGCGGAAG TTCCTCACGACCATCATGTACAAACCCACCTCAGATGATGGTTGA